One Phycisphaerae bacterium RAS2 DNA window includes the following coding sequences:
- the mucD_1 gene encoding putative periplasmic serine endoprotease DegP-like precursor: MSVMDSPPGFEERPALRVQKRQSLLVGILVGLTVGYFVVGQLRGYLEARNAGTRAITPRGDLAADEKSSIELFANASPSVVYVQSVRLVERRRGLFSREVFEVPEGTGTGFIWDNLGHIVTNYHVVEPGQRRNAELKVILADRSSWDARVVGAEPDRDLAVLKIDAPAARLRPIPVGTSTDLQVGQKVYAIGNPFGFDQTLTTGIVSATGRTITARNGRTIDGVIQTDAAINPGNSGGPLLDSAGRLIGVNTMIFSPSGASVGIGFAVPVDIVNEIAPQLIRHGRVVRPLLGIEPVDAGIARQLGVTRGVLIGGVAEGGGAEKAGLEGTYRLGDGSIVLGDVIVGIDDREIGDYNALRDVLESKRAGDTVTLTVVRDGRTRTAKVKLSSSVDGAGE; the protein is encoded by the coding sequence ATGAGCGTGATGGATTCCCCGCCCGGCTTTGAAGAGCGACCGGCCCTGCGCGTGCAGAAACGCCAGTCGCTGCTGGTCGGCATTCTTGTCGGGTTGACGGTCGGTTACTTCGTCGTCGGGCAGCTGCGCGGGTATCTTGAGGCGCGCAACGCCGGGACGCGCGCGATCACGCCGCGCGGTGATCTCGCGGCCGACGAGAAGTCGTCCATTGAGCTGTTCGCCAACGCTTCGCCGTCGGTGGTTTATGTCCAGAGTGTGCGTCTGGTCGAGCGGCGGCGCGGGCTGTTCTCGCGCGAAGTCTTTGAGGTTCCCGAGGGCACCGGAACGGGCTTCATCTGGGACAATCTTGGGCACATCGTCACGAATTATCACGTTGTCGAGCCGGGCCAGCGGCGCAACGCCGAACTCAAAGTCATCCTCGCTGATCGTTCATCATGGGATGCACGCGTCGTCGGCGCCGAGCCGGACCGTGATCTGGCCGTTCTGAAGATCGACGCGCCAGCCGCCCGGCTGCGGCCCATCCCGGTCGGCACGTCAACCGATCTTCAGGTCGGGCAGAAGGTCTATGCCATCGGCAATCCATTCGGATTTGATCAGACGCTGACGACGGGGATCGTCAGCGCGACGGGTCGCACGATCACCGCGCGAAACGGGCGCACGATCGACGGCGTGATTCAGACCGATGCAGCGATCAATCCGGGCAATTCGGGCGGGCCGCTGCTGGACAGTGCCGGTCGATTGATCGGTGTCAACACGATGATTTTCAGCCCCAGCGGCGCGAGCGTCGGCATCGGGTTTGCCGTGCCGGTAGACATCGTCAACGAAATCGCGCCGCAGTTGATTCGACACGGACGTGTCGTTCGGCCGTTGCTGGGCATCGAGCCGGTCGATGCCGGCATTGCGCGACAACTGGGAGTGACGCGCGGCGTGTTGATAGGCGGGGTGGCCGAGGGCGGCGGCGCGGAGAAGGCGGGGCTGGAGGGGACCTATCGCCTGGGCGATGGATCGATCGTGCTGGGGGATGTGATTGTCGGCATCGACGATCGCGAGATTGGTGACTACAACGCGCTACGCGACGTGCTGGAAAGCAAGCGCGCCGGTGACACGGTGACGCTGACGGTCGTTCGTGATGGCCGCACGCGCACGGCGAAGGTGAAGCTTAGCAGTTCGGTTGACGGCGCGGGCGAGTGA
- the fdhF gene encoding Formate dehydrogenase H: protein MAKVRGGGWQAIAYALRVAQRVGWRRAWQSVRSKNACKTCALGMGGQLGGMRNESGHWPEICKKSLQAMAADMQDGLRREFFERYNFEQLELLTSRELEAAGRVVQPLYAAPGATHYQPIDWSEAMSRIAQRLKATDPRRAFFYMSGRSSNEAAFLLQLFARMYGTNHVNNCSYYCHQASGVALNDAVGSGTATITLDDLEHTDLLFLIGGNPASNHPRLMRTLMQLRRRGGDVIVINPVVEPGLVNFRVPSDVRSMLFGSRIASMYVQPHIGGDIALLCGIAKAVLESGAADRAFIDTATTGAQDWQTAIRATPWDEIVHRSGVERPMIERVAERYARSRATVFAWTMGITHHLHGVQNIHAIANLALLRGMVGRPHAGLLPIRGHSNVQGVGSMGVTPALKEAIFERLQRHFGVTLPAWGGRDTMQCMEAADAGEMDVGVCLGGNLFAANPDSSFARRAMSRLGLIVHLNTTLNLGHVWGRGQETIVLPVLARDEESQSTTQESMFNYVRLSDGGPARHDGPRSEVAIVADLAHAVLGGGGPIDWRAMQSHESIRAAIARIVPGFEKLESIGATKAEFHIDGRTQHRPRFPTADGRARFHETPLPDGAPPRDGALRLMTVRSEGQFNTVVYEDEDLYRGQERRDVILLNERDMEQRSLVSDQLVTVRSEAGEMAGLRVRPFEIREGNCLMYFPEANVLVPSRVDPRSKTPAFKSIWVTIEPTAPHRVPLTVERAVRARSGDSLKAC from the coding sequence ATGGCTAAGGTTCGCGGCGGCGGCTGGCAGGCTATCGCGTATGCGCTGCGCGTCGCGCAGCGCGTCGGGTGGCGGCGCGCGTGGCAAAGCGTGCGATCGAAAAACGCCTGCAAGACCTGCGCGCTGGGCATGGGCGGCCAGCTCGGCGGCATGCGCAACGAGTCGGGACACTGGCCGGAGATCTGCAAGAAATCCCTTCAGGCAATGGCGGCCGACATGCAGGACGGCCTGCGCCGCGAATTCTTCGAGCGTTACAACTTCGAACAGTTGGAGCTGCTTACCTCGCGCGAGCTGGAGGCCGCCGGCCGGGTCGTGCAGCCGCTCTACGCCGCACCGGGCGCGACCCATTACCAGCCGATCGACTGGAGCGAGGCGATGTCGCGCATCGCGCAGCGACTCAAGGCGACCGACCCGCGCCGCGCGTTCTTCTACATGAGCGGCCGATCCTCGAACGAAGCCGCATTCCTGCTGCAGCTCTTCGCCAGGATGTACGGCACGAATCATGTCAACAACTGCTCGTACTACTGCCACCAGGCCAGCGGCGTCGCGCTGAACGACGCAGTCGGCAGCGGAACGGCCACGATCACACTGGACGATCTTGAACACACCGACCTGCTCTTCCTCATCGGCGGCAACCCGGCATCGAACCACCCGCGCCTGATGCGCACGCTCATGCAGCTACGGCGGCGCGGCGGCGACGTCATCGTGATCAACCCCGTCGTCGAGCCGGGACTGGTGAACTTCCGCGTACCGTCCGATGTGCGAAGCATGCTGTTCGGCTCGCGCATCGCAAGCATGTACGTCCAGCCGCACATCGGCGGGGACATCGCACTGCTTTGCGGAATCGCGAAAGCCGTGCTGGAGAGCGGGGCGGCCGATCGCGCGTTCATCGACACCGCGACGACCGGCGCGCAAGATTGGCAAACCGCCATTCGCGCGACTCCGTGGGATGAAATCGTGCATCGCAGCGGCGTGGAGCGGCCGATGATCGAGCGCGTCGCCGAGCGCTATGCGCGATCGCGCGCGACGGTTTTTGCCTGGACGATGGGCATCACGCACCATTTACACGGCGTGCAGAACATCCACGCGATTGCGAATCTCGCTTTGCTGCGCGGCATGGTCGGTCGCCCGCACGCTGGCCTGCTGCCGATCCGCGGGCACAGCAACGTGCAGGGCGTCGGCTCCATGGGCGTAACGCCGGCACTGAAGGAGGCAATCTTCGAGCGATTACAGCGACACTTTGGCGTCACACTTCCAGCGTGGGGGGGCCGCGACACGATGCAGTGCATGGAAGCGGCCGACGCCGGCGAGATGGACGTGGGCGTGTGCCTCGGCGGCAATCTGTTCGCCGCGAATCCCGACTCGTCGTTTGCCCGGCGTGCGATGAGCCGGCTCGGCCTGATCGTCCACCTCAACACGACGCTCAATCTCGGCCATGTGTGGGGCCGCGGGCAGGAGACCATCGTGCTGCCGGTGCTGGCGCGCGACGAGGAATCGCAATCGACCACGCAGGAATCGATGTTCAATTACGTGCGGTTAAGCGACGGCGGCCCCGCGCGACACGACGGCCCGCGCAGCGAAGTAGCAATCGTGGCCGACCTGGCGCACGCGGTGCTGGGCGGCGGCGGACCGATCGACTGGCGAGCAATGCAATCGCACGAGTCCATTCGCGCCGCCATCGCGAGGATCGTACCGGGCTTTGAGAAGCTGGAGTCCATCGGCGCCACGAAGGCCGAATTTCACATTGACGGACGCACGCAACATCGGCCGCGATTTCCCACGGCCGACGGCAGGGCGCGATTCCACGAGACGCCGCTGCCGGATGGAGCGCCCCCGCGCGACGGGGCACTGCGGTTGATGACCGTGCGATCCGAGGGGCAATTCAATACCGTCGTCTATGAAGACGAGGACCTCTACCGCGGGCAGGAGCGGCGCGATGTGATTCTGCTGAACGAGCGCGACATGGAACAGCGCTCCCTCGTTTCCGACCAACTCGTTACCGTCCGAAGCGAAGCCGGTGAAATGGCGGGCCTGCGCGTACGGCCGTTCGAGATTCGCGAAGGCAACTGCCTGATGTATTTCCCCGAGGCGAACGTGCTTGTGCCTTCGCGCGTGGACCCGCGCTCAAAAACGCCGGCGTTCAAATCAATATGGGTCACGATCGAACCAACGGCGCCGCATCGCGTGCCGCTCACGGTCGAGCGCGCCGTGCGAGCACGATCCGGCGATTCTCTGAAAGCGTGTTAA